One window from the genome of Drosophila albomicans strain 15112-1751.03 chromosome 2L, ASM965048v2, whole genome shotgun sequence encodes:
- the LOC117566006 gene encoding proto-oncogene tyrosine-protein kinase receptor Ret, which yields MTRTLQWTFTFVSKRREKGWTALKKCPTTLSKDFFCFSFAAFDVYFPTTSVKFKLPLNEESESIFSKIPLAQFQVLRLDNNQPATDYIYSLEDNPLLRLNTSSGEVYMRNDYQAINESVKYVLTAFPRSQNETEADQLLQQVAHLTLELEPQPLNDYCAELEHICFWTSAHYTIAESSSPLAKSDSESFQPVLVGALNSRAAKYLCAHHSIEYALKAGSAHFLLKQNRLYTKQSLDHDELNGLQALAGVLQATVSCTVKISAQEQRQFWRSYNVTLLDRNDNGPRLQERQPHFNFYLEQPYFKMDEPVGEKIIYLDKDTLAANAHLAYTILNDALGLVHPDCHAFEADHTGRPHTIVSCQLRFSRSGVLRETPYCVDLMARDLTIQAKNVTATATAHVCLHVDTDQLHESDQPRPQALPLRQRQHRIFDSTGEVLHSDLAGRRRISIDYEKDVFVHRSAASYYRVAQPESFLELMRQRSWRFALVEDRSNAFGITEVAGILYVRDGLALERAPETIYFLNVTWQDPDKQAHVFVINLHLIEGRPANASCEVRLKSRSQTCAQVKYRKQCGNFCGAATNGGPCMWRGSSSAMFGRNYGSCVPDARYCPDQVCDALEELNPFACPQDCTRSDYIMGPHTSNGRGILSGSGTCICEDNGKCSCGPLPDEDEIKPKRQRKRKNETETESFSAMPAQEQDQSALTEGVLHVVGMECNRYCILVVISCPLLFVLLLLCLLLSQRKLWQRRLGKQSATPASKQVLPHSLDALGGDGDLPLMPLQSGFKFESADAKWEFPREQLQLDTVLGEGEFGQVLKGYATQIAGLPGVTTVAVKMLKKGANSVEYMALLSEFQLLQEVSHPNVIKLLGACTQSDAPLLIIEYARYGSLRSYLRLSRKIECAGVDFSDGVEPVNVKMMLTFAWQICKGMSYLTELKLVHRDLAARNVLLADGKICKISDFGLTRDVYEDDAYLKRSRDRVPVKWMAPESLADHVYTSKSDVWAFGVLCWELITLGASPYPGIAPQNLWSLLKTGYRMERPENCSEAVYSVVRTCWADEANARPSFKYLAAEFEKLLGNNAKYIELETNAVSNPFYCSDEAALMPTIDQIEQLGEPESLQHLWSPPKMNLYDMQDQSTSRDDSTTGIQTPSVAAMVVPPGYDLPRPLIDARTTEQVLRYENDLRFPLNIRKSSCAPSYSNMTNGSPATALPHYAVPVKRGRSYLDMTNNTLIPDNLDNRDFEKHLSKTISFRFSSLLNLKDPESPNEHAEDAV from the exons ATGACGCGGACACTTCAATGGACGTTTACGTTTGTCTCCAAGCGGAGGGAGAAA GGGTGGACAGCGTTGAAAAAGTGTCCGACCACTTTGTCTAAAGATTTCTTCTGCTTTTCCTTTGCAGCATTCGATGTTTATTTTCCTACCACATCCGTGAAATTCAAACTGCCACTCAACGAGGAGTCCGAGAGCATTTTCTCCAAGATACCACTGGCCCAGTTTCAAGTGTTGCGGCTCGACAACAATCAGCCAGCCACCGACTACATCTACAGTCTGGAGGATAATCCGCTGCTGCGTTTGAACACCAGCTCTGGCGAGGTTTATATGCGCAACGATTACCAAGCCATCAACGAGAGTGTCAAGTACGTGCTGACCGCATTTCCACGCAGCCAGAACGAGACTGAAGCTGACCAACTGTTGCAGCAGGTGGCACATTTGACACTCGAACTGGAGCCGCAGCCATTGAACGACTATTGCGCCGAATTGGAGCACATTTGCTTTTGGACTTCCGCCCATTACACCATCGCCGAATCAAGCAGTCCGCTGGCCAAGAGCGACAGCGAATCCTTTCAGCCGGTGCTGGTTGGAGCGTTGAATTCGCGTGCCGCCAAATATTTGTGTGCACATCACAGCATCGAGTATGCATTGAAAGCGGGCAGCGCACACTTTCTGCTCAAGCAGAATCGTCTTTATACGAAACAATCGCTGGATCATGATGAGCTCAATGGGCTGCAGGCGTTAGCAGGAGTCTTGCAGGCCACCGTCAGCTGCACCGTGAAGATATCTGCACAGGAGCAGCGACAATTCTGGCGTAGCTACAATGTGACGTTGCTAGATCGCAACGACAATGGACCGCGACTGCAGGAGCGACAGCCGCACTTTAACTTTTACCTGGAGCAGCCCTACTTCAAGATG GATGAGCCGGTGGGCGAGAAAATCATTTATCTGGACAAGGACACGCTGGCAGCAAATGCGCATCTCGCTTACACCATACTAAATGATGCACTTGGACTTGTACACCCGGATTGCCACGCCTTCGAGGCGGATCACACGGGCAGGCCACACACCATTGTCAGCTGTC AGCTGCGATTTTCTAGAAGCGGTGTGCTCCGTGAAACACCTTACTGTGTCGACTTAATGGCCAGAGACTTGACCATACAGGCGAAGAATGTAACAGCAACGGCCACAGCTCACGTGTGTCTGCACGTGGACACGGATCAGTTGCATGAGAGCGATCAGCCGCGGCCACAGGCGTTGCCATTGCGTCAGCGCCAGCATCGTATCTTCGATTCTACTGGCGAAGTGCTGCATTCGGATTTGGCCGGAAGACGCCGTATAAGCATTGACTATGAGAAAGATGTATTCGTGCATCGCTCGGCAGCTTCCTATTATCGAGTGGCGCAGCCCGAAAGCTTTCTGGAACTGATGCGGCAGCGTTCTTGGCGCTTTGCGCTCGTCGAGGATCGCAGCAATGCTTTTGGCATCACTGAGGTGGCGGGCATTCTGTATGTGCGTGATGGCTTGGCACTGGAGCGTGCACCGGAAACTATTTACTTTCTGAATGTAACATGGCAGGATCCGGATAAGCAGGCGCATGTCTTTGTCATCAATTTACATTTGATCGAGGGTCGACCAGCAAATGCCAGCTGCGAGGTGCGACTCAAGTCACGTTCTCAGACCTGTGCCCAAGTCAAGTATCGTAAGCAGTGCGGCAACTTTTGCGGTGCGGCCACAAATGGCGGTCCCTGTATGTGGCGCGGCTCCAGCTCGGCAATGTTTGGACGCAACTATGGCAGCTGTGTGCCCGATGCACGCTACTGTCCGGATCAGGTGTGTGATGCACTCGAAGAGCTGAATCCGTTTGCGTGTCCACAGGATTGCACACGTTCCGATTACATTATGGGCCCGCATACCAGCAATGGACGTGGCATACTTAGTGGATCGGGCACCTGTATTTGCGAGGATAATGGCAAATGCTCCTGTGGACCGCTGCCCGACGAGGATGAGATAAAGCCGAAACGTCAACGTAAGCGCAAGAATGAAACAGAAACGGAATCATTTAGTGCAATGCCTGCGCAGGAACAAGATCAAAGCGCATTGACAGAAGGCGTGCTGCATGTGGTGGGTATGGAATGCAATCGATACTGCATTCTTGTGGTGATCAGTTGCCCGCTGCtctttgtgttgctgctgctctgtctGCTGCTTTCGCAGCGAAAGTTGTGGCAACGACGCCTTGGTAAACAGTCCGCAACGCCGGCCTCCAAACAAGTGCTGCCTCATAGTCTGGATGCCTTGGGTGGCGATGGAGATTTGCCGCTGATGCCGCTGCAGAGTGGTTTCAAGTTCGAGAGTGCCGATGCTAAGTGGGAGTTTCCCAGGGAACAATTGCAGCTGGACACTGTGCTGGGCGAGGGCGAGTTTGGTCAAGTGCTAAAGGGTTATGCCACGCAAATAGCTGGCTTACCAGGAGTCACCACTGTGGCCGTCAAGATGCTGAAGAAGGGCGCCAATTCGGTGGAGTACATGGCTCTCCTCTCGGAATTTCAGCTTTTGCAAGAGGTCTCACATCCGAATGTCATTAAGCTGCTGGGCGCCTGCACACAATCTGATGCGCCTCTGCTTATCATTGAGTATGCTCGCTATGGCTCACTTCGCAGTTATCTACGTCTTAGCCGGAAAATCGAGTGCGCTGGCGTTGATTTCAGCGATGGTGTTGAGCCCGTTAATGTCAAGATGATGCTCACATTTGCCTGGCAAATCTGCAAGGGCATGAGCTACCTAACTGAGCTTAAG CTAGTACATCGCGATTTGGCTGCCCGCAATGTGCTGCTAGCTGATGGCAAAATCTGCAAGATATCCGACTTTGGACTGACACGCGATGTCTACGAGGACGATGCCTATTTAAAACGTTCGCGTGATCGAGTACCCGTCAAG TGGATGGCACCTGAATCGCTGGCAGATCATGTGTACACCAGCAAATCAGATGTTTGGGCATTTGGTGTGCTGTGCTGGGAGCTAATTACATTGGGTGCCTCTCCATATCCTGGCATAGCACCACAGAATCTCTGGTCTCTTCTAAAAACGGGATATCGCATGGAACGGCCAGAGAACTGCTCTGAGGCTGTGTATTCTGTGGTGCGCACTTGCTGGGCAGATGAGGCTAATGCACGTCCCTCTTTCAAGTATCTGGCTGCTGAATTTGAGAAGTTGCTGGGCAACAATGCCAAATACATTGAGCTGGAGACGAATGCCGTATCCAATCCGTTCTACTGCAGTGACGAAGCTGCTCTAATGCCCACGATTGACCAAATAGAGCAATTGGGCGAACCCGAGTCGCTTCAACATTTGTGGTCGCCACCAAAGATGAACCTCTACGATATGCAGGATCAGAGCACCAGTCGTGACGACTCCACAACAGGCATTCAGACGCCATCTGTAGCAGCCATGGTGGTGCCTCCTGGCTACGATTTGCCACGTCCTTTGATCGATGCCAGAACGACGGAGCAAGTGCTGCGATACGAGAACGATCTACGCTTTCCTCTCAACATACGCAAATCGAGCTGTGCGCCAAGTTACAGCAACATGACCAACGGCAGCCCGGCTACAGCGTTGCCCCACTATGCGGTGCCTGTGAAACGTGGTCGTTCCTATTTAGACATGACCAACAATACGCTGATCCCCGATAATCTCGACAATCGCGATTTTGAGAAGCATCTCTCCAAGACTATCTCATTTCGTTTCTCCAGTTTGCTTAATCTCAAGGATCCCGAATCACCGAATGAACATGCTGAGGATGCTGTTTAA
- the LOC117565394 gene encoding transforming growth factor beta-1-induced transcript 1 protein-like: protein MSDQLSIPSNLQKMSNAMSEEKEKNIVCHKCNEAITKRVITALGKTWHPEHFLCRHCDEQIEDATFNIQDGEPVCSKCFVERYTSTCAGCKKPIMERTICALGENWHECCFVCDGACKKPLSNCPFYERDGKAYCKQDYEDLFAVRCAKCEKPITDSAIVAMNAKWHRDCFRCNRCENPITSATFTIEGDKPVCPECTC from the coding sequence atgtctGATCAACTGAGCATTCCGAGCAATCTGCAGAAAATGAGCAACGCGATGAgcgaggagaaggagaagaacaTTGTGTGCCACAAATGCAACGAGGCAATAACGAAGCGTGTGATCACCGCATTGGGCAAGACATGGCATCCGGAGCACTTCTTGTGTCGCCACTGTGATGAGCAGATCGAGGATGCTACCTTCAACATCCAGGACGGCGAACCGGTCTGCTCCAAGTGCTTTGTGGAGCGATACACGAGCACTTGTGCCGGCTGCAAGAAGCCCATCATGGAGCGGACCATCTGTGCCTTGGGCGAGAACTGGCACGAATGCTGCTTTGTTTGCGATGGAGCCTGCAAGAAGCCGCTCTCGAATTGCCCGTTCTACGAGCGCGATGGCAAGGCCTACTGCAAGCAGGACTACGAAGATCTATTTGCAGTGCGTTGTGCCAAATGCGAGAAGCCAATCACGGACAGCGCCATCGTGGCCATGAATGCCAAATGGCATCGCGATTGCTTCCGCTGCAATCGCTGCGAGAATCCAATTACCTCGGCCACCTTCACCATCGAGGGCGACAAGCCCGTTTGTCCCGAATGCACTTGCTAG
- the LOC117565171 gene encoding uncharacterized protein LOC117565171, with protein MGVSESKMSPEKPLAVVNPMPVIDLTDGDDANETQNQDEPKSNVSLQLFHYRQQMGLKQQSAIKWASSKLLLTEELLKQQKQPQQNVTLSLDDFDSDTEWAEQQLALLTDDDDDDNTENRAPLAAPLNSELNNLMNYRVKLRNTILHLAQEKLRKREKTKVKRLKRRTLISSKKPSNKDKYRD; from the coding sequence ATGGGAGTCTCTGAAAGTAAAATGTCGCCTGAAAAGCCTTTGGCTGTTGTCAATCCAATGCCAGTAATTGATCTAACAGATGGCGACGATGCCAACGAGACGCAGAATCAGGATGAACCCAAGTCAAATGTATCGCTGCAACTCTTTCACTATCGCCAGCAAATGGGACTTAAGCAGCAGTCGGCGATCAAATGGGCCTCATCCAAATTGCTGCTCACCGAGGAGCTGCtcaagcagcaaaagcaaccgCAACAGAATGTGACACTATCGTTGGATGACTTTGATTCGGATACCGAATGGGCTGAGCAACAATTGGCCCTGCTAAcagatgacgatgatgatgataataccGAGAATCGAGCTCCGTTGGCTGCACCATTGAATAGTGAACTGAATAATCTGATGAACTATCGGGTCAAGCTACGCAATACCATATTGCATTTGGCCCAAGAGAAGCTGCGGAAACGTGAAAAGACAAAGGTTAAGCGTTTGAAACGCCGTACGCTCATCTCCTCCAAGAAGCCCAGTAACAAGGACAAGTATCGGGATTAG
- the LOC127565073 gene encoding probable serine/threonine-protein kinase drkB, with amino-acid sequence MIREIHYDSLELNEEDQAEFRKKTNKIIVEDEYGGKLLRTRIFSPDNRTEREFTIHNSLDDVNIVKLIRREEDENGKLFYIYEYADRGTVSNYLCNVENQNKYSLKLSWMVQCARALIYMHGMNPKIVHNDLRARHLLLCHNFKTVKIFDFSKATLSHDESKDIRSFGILLWEILVAKSNNDMENDKDMIDALIKLCCCEQPPKMIVIANILEIIYQNSLKENISWNNLELGEILGMGSFGIVYKARWMTQNGTREIAIKRILNSNNNVVDQREVRYLRLLKHENIMRFYGTTMDNEKRIILAMEYADGGTLDHFLHHGNRTVSNKGKLNWMLQCAKGVAFLHQQQPIVIHRDLKPQNLLLYNDYRTLKLCDFGTVRSLATLSIHCVGTAPYMAPEVSERQLSTEKCDVFSFGILCWEIMIQSKPFAHLYQFGPEAIINRVRQNERPSIDHVEDETGHIKAMIEQCWDMNPIVRPTMKALVAVLSIDPNSYVANNNMINLLQDISDEDFADQASNRS; translated from the exons ATGATTCGCGAAATTCATTATGATTCATTGGAGTTGAACGAGGAAGATCAg GCGGAATTTCGCAAGAAAACCAATAAGATAATTGTGGAGGACGAATATGGAGGGAAATTACTGAGAACCCGAATCTTTTCCCCCGATAATCGTACCGAAAGAGAATTCACAATCCACAATTCGCTCGATGATGTGAATATTGTGAAATTGATTCGTAGGGAGGAGGACGAAAATGGCAAATTATTCTATATCTATGAATATGCTGATCGCGGAACTGTTTCCAATTACCTTTGTAATGTggaaaaccaaaataaatattccttAAAGCTAAGCTGGATGGTGCAATGTGCCAGGGCTCTAATTTACATGCATGGGATGAATCCCAAAATTGTGCACAATGATCTAAGGGCACGTCATTTGCTGCTATGCCACAATTTCAAAACAGTTAAGATATTTGATTTTAGCAAGGCGACTTTGTCGCACGATGAATCGAAGGATATCCGTAGCTTTGGAATATTACTGTGGGAG aTTCTAGTTGCGAAGAGCAATAACGATATGGAAAATGACAAAGATATGATAGACGCTTTAATTAAACTGTGCTGTTGCGAACAACCACCGAAAATGATTGTCATTGCAAATATTCTGGAAATTATTTATCAAAACAGTTTAAAGGAAAATATTTCTTGGAACAACTTGGAATTGGGCGAG ATACTTGGCATGGGCAGTTTTGGAATCGTCTACAAAGCTAGGTGGATGACACAAAATGGCACTCGAGAAATTGCCATTAAGAGAATTCTTAACTCCAATAACAATGTGGTCGATCAGCGAGAGGTTAGATATTTGAGACTTTTGAAACATGAAAATATCATGAGATTCTACGGCACTACAATGGATAATGAGAAGAGAATAATTCTTGCTATGGAATATGCTGATGGTGGCACCCTTGACCATTTTTTACACCATGGCAACAGAACTGTCTCTAATAAGGGCAAGCTCAATTGGATGTTGCAATGTGCCAAG GGTGTTGCTTTTTtgcatcaacagcaaccaaTTGTTATCCATCGTGATCTTAAGCCGCAAAACTTGCTACTTTATAATGACTATCGCACATTGAAATTATGCGACTTTGGCACTGTAAGATCATTGGCCACACTATCGATCCATTGTGTTGGCACGGCCCCGTACATGGCGCCAGAG GTATCTGAGCGTCAGCTGAGCACTGAGAAATGTGATGTATTCAGCTTTGGCATTCTATGCTGGGAAATAATGATCCAAAGCAAACCGTTTGCACACTTATACCAATTCGGACCTGAAGCTATTATAAACAGAGTAAGACAAAATGAACGACCTTCAATTGACCATGTCGAAGACGAAACTGGGCACATCAAAGCTATGATTGAGCAATGTTGGGATATGAATCCGATCGTGAGGCCCACAATGAAAGCATTGGTTGCAGTTCTCAGCATTGATCCGAATTCTTATGTCGCAAACAATAATATGATCAACTTATTGCAAGACATATCAGATGAAGACTTTGCAGATCAAGCCTCCAACAGATCATAA
- the LOC117566007 gene encoding protein MCM10 homolog — MGPANVSQSDISIEDEDEILALEKLLGQAENDDGDNTENAISATAPTRSKPPTLANAVPKLREDSSFANAFSYEVAIKSSKSNDGDKIKPTEPELDSSDDEEVKNFLERKYNEYGSDINKKLKDQRENAHESKVAREVDQSLRTTTKLVTSTPQPEALRLKNPHNPIQRKSLTSQSFQKPPPAAAKTPSQQPLQQTAVATTYTDPVFGLRMINPLISSSLLQERMNGRKAVPFSGLAFHIERGDLAKDWVIAGALVTKQPIRNTKKGDPYSMWTLSDLRGEVKTATVFLFKEAHKTLWKTAEGMCLAVLNPTIFEKRAGSKDVACLSIDTSQKVMILGQSKDLGTCRATKKNGDKCTSLVNLTDCDYCVYHVKQEYGKMSRRSELQSATSGRGLNELRNKVLGKSEVFYGGQSFSAVPARKSAKLINKERDRLSKLAGYDVSPFAHSVDHASKPKAYKPADVPYAERGGPVSRLAGNVEASSKQRHQDLERLRLLRAENERFEQASKKEIETKTAAPSTPMPKSIEAPSTPQSVPDKFKNRGFSFDASVTPKLSGSENFSFDLNVGARQAQSAKLRAAALLKKKPLEKVNPNSTRGTETGKRRAIDDLNDKFSSSAKRQKLEEEERELMRKSRIERIMAATSSHSNLVEMREQEAQDDYFNKLERKEAMEEKMLNTYKMACKAVICQRCKYTAFSAAERCKAEKHPLKVVDAQKRFFQCKDCGNRTTTVFKLPKQSCSSCKGSRWERTAMIRERKVCTGRESLSVRGDEETFMGSLSSTANLNLLVPDEE; from the exons atgGGTCCCGCAAATGTGTCCCAGTCAGATATTAGCATAGAAGATGAGGATGAAATATTGGCACTTGAAAAACTGCTGGGACAAGCTGAAAACGATGATGGTGACAACACGGAAAATGCAATCTCAGCAACTGCTCCAACTCGATCAAAGCCACCCACTTTGGCTAATGCTGTGCCCAAGCTGCGCGAAGACAGCAGCTTTGCCAACGCATTTAGCTACGAGGTGGCAATTAAATCAAGTAAGTCTAACGATGGagataaaataaaaccaacaGAGCCGGAACTCGATTCATCTGACGACGAAGAAGTTAAGAACTTCTTGGAGCGAAAGTACAATGAATATGGCAgtgacataaataaaaaattaaaagaccAACGTGAGAATGCACACGAAAGCAAAGTGGCACGTGAGGTCGATCAATCGTTGCGGACAACCACAAAGCTGGTCACTTCAACTCCACAGCCGGAGGCGCTGCGCCTAAAAAATCCCCACAATCCCATTCAAAGGAAATCCCTCACTAGTCAGTCCTTCCAAAAGCCACCGCCAGCCGCAGCTAAGACACCAAGCCAACAACCGTTGCAACAAACTGCTGTTGCCACAACCTACACAGATCCTGTGTTCGGGCTGCGCATGATTAATCCACTGATCTCTAGTTCATTGCTGCAAGAGCGTATGAATGGTCGCAAGGCGGTTCCTTTCTCTGGTCTCGCTTTTCACATAGAACGTGGTGATTTGGCCAAAGATTGGGTTATTGCTGGGGCCTTGGTAACAAAGCAACCGATACGTAACACGAAGAAAGGTGATCCCTACTCCATGTGGACGCTATCGGATCTGCGCGGCGAGGtcaaaacagcaacagtatTTCTTTTCAAAGAAGCACACAAAACGCTTTGGAAAACTGCTGAAGGCATGTGCTTAGCTGTGCTTAATCCAACCATATTTGAGAAGCGAGCAGGCAGCAAAGATGTCGCCTGTCTATCAATTGACACTTCACAAAAAGTGATGATATTGGGCCAGTCCAAGGATTTGGGCACGTGTcgtgcaacaaaaaagaatggTGACAAGTGCACTTCGCTGGTGAACCTGACCGATTGCGACTATTGTGTCTACCATGTGAAGCAGGAGTATGGCAAGATGTCCAGGCGCTCGGAGCTGCAGTCTGCGACATCAGGACGCGGTCTAAACGAGCTGCGCAACAAAGTGTTGG GCAAAAGCGAAGTATTTTATGGTGGACAATCTTTCTCGGCGGTGCCGGCTCGTAAGAGCGCTAAGCTCATAAACAAAGAGCGCGATCGTCTTAGCAAGCTGGCTGGCTATGACGTCTCGCCGTTTGCTCACAGCGTTGATCATGCCTCCAAGCCCAAGGCCTACAAGCCAGCTGATGTGCCCTATGCTGAGCGTGGCGGACCCGTCTCCCGGCTGGCTGGCAATGTGGAGGCATCCAGCAAGCAGCGGCATCAGGACTTGGAGCGTTTGCGTTTACTGCGTGCCGAAAACGAACGATTTGAGCAGGCATCAAAAAAGGAGATTGAAACTAAGACTGCAGCGCCCTCGACGCCCATGCCAAAGTCAATTGAAGCACCCAGCACACCACAGAGCGTGCCGGATAAGTTCAAGAATCGTGGATTCTCTTTCGACGCCAGCGTAACGCCCAAACTCTCGGGCAGCGAGAATTTCAGCTTCGATTTAAATGTGGGGGCAAGGCAGGCGCAGAGCGCCAAACTGAGAGCAGCAGCGCTGCTAAAGAAGAAGCCACTGGAGAAGGTAAATCCGAATTCTACGCGGGGCACAGAGACGGGTAAACGTCGAGCCATCGATGACCTCAACGACAAGTTTTCTAGCAGTGCAAAACGTCAGAAATTGGAGGAAGAGGAACGGGAACTGATGCGTAAATCGCGTATTGAACGCATTATGGCAGCCACATCATCGCACTCCAATCTGGTGGAGATGCGAGAGCAGGAGGCGCAGGACGACTACTTCAACAAGCTGGAACGCAAAGAAGCAATGGAGGAGAAAATGCTAAACACCTACAAGATGGCCTGCAAGGCCGTCATCTGTCAGCGTTGCAAGTACACAGCCTTCTCAGCTGCGGAACGTTGCAAGGCAGAGAAGCATCCGCTGAAGGTGGTTGATGCACAGAAGCGCTTCTTTCAATGCAAGGATTGCGGTAATCGCACCACCACTGTCTTTAAGCTTCCCAAGCagagctgcagcagttgcaaagGTTCGCGCTGGGAGCGCACAGCCATGATACGGGAACGCAAAGTTTGCACAGGCCGTGAGTCGTTATCGGTACGTGGCGATGAGGAAACCTTCATGGGCAGCCTGTCCAGCACTGCTAATCTTAATCTACTTGTTCCCGACGAGGAGTAA